In Deltaproteobacteria bacterium, a genomic segment contains:
- a CDS encoding ATP-binding protein: MRISASLDPDTVLEEVVENARTLTGARYGVIITIDCAGELQDFITAGFTSEEHQELADWPDGPRLFEHFRDVPVALRLTDLPAYVRSLGYSAEMMRSKTFLGTPMRHRGDRVGNLFLGEKEDGREFTSEDEEVLVLFASMAAAAITNARTYHNEQRARADLEALFDTSPVGIAVFDARNAKPVSLNREAKRILEKLQMPGRSPEELLEVLTCRRANGPEFALDQWPLARALNVAETLRAEEIVLQVPDGRSVTTLLNATPIRSGDGEVESVAVTMQELAPLEELERLQTEFIDMVSNELRAPLTSIKGSAAAVLAASPGLDPAEMLQFFQIIDEQADRMRALITDLLDAGRIATGTLSVTPEPSQVTALVDQARSTFLGGGSRHTVLIDLPSDLPKVMADRQRIVQVLSNLLSNAARYSPESSTLRVAAARDGVHVMISIAGEGRGVPPELLPRLLRKYTGFVGARADHGFQGSDVGLAVCKGLVEAHGGRIGALSDGVNQGATFTFTVPVAEETGDVADSARIPPGSPREGSESKPILVVYNDLRTLRFVRDALGAAGYSPIVTDGHQELSGIIRTAKPHLILLDLPPGTDGAELMESLRDLADLPIIVVSTYGRDETTARALEIGAVDYIVKPFSPTELTTRIGAALRRRAEPVPFVLRDLAIDYEERRVTVAGRSVRLTATEFELLRVLSCNPRRVKTYDYLIRQVWGGLEAGDPDLVRTFVKKLRQKLGDDATRPVYILNERGVGYRMDTPEDP, from the coding sequence ATGCGCATCAGTGCGAGCCTCGACCCCGACACCGTCCTGGAGGAGGTCGTCGAAAACGCGCGCACGCTGACCGGCGCCCGCTACGGCGTCATCATCACCATCGACTGCGCGGGGGAACTCCAGGATTTCATCACCGCTGGCTTTACTTCGGAAGAGCACCAGGAACTGGCGGACTGGCCCGACGGGCCGAGGCTCTTTGAACATTTTCGAGACGTTCCGGTAGCGCTCAGGCTGACAGACCTGCCGGCCTATGTCCGTTCGCTAGGCTACTCTGCAGAGATGATGCGTTCGAAGACTTTCCTAGGAACGCCCATGCGACACCGAGGTGATCGTGTCGGTAATCTCTTTCTCGGCGAAAAGGAAGACGGACGGGAGTTCACGAGCGAAGACGAAGAGGTCCTCGTGCTCTTCGCGTCGATGGCGGCGGCGGCTATCACCAACGCCCGCACGTACCACAACGAACAGCGGGCGCGGGCCGACCTGGAAGCCTTGTTCGACACCTCCCCGGTGGGTATAGCGGTGTTCGATGCGAGGAACGCCAAGCCGGTGTCGTTGAATAGGGAGGCGAAGCGGATCCTCGAAAAGCTACAGATGCCGGGCCGGTCTCCAGAAGAGTTGCTTGAGGTGCTGACATGCCGACGTGCCAACGGGCCGGAGTTTGCCTTGGATCAATGGCCGCTGGCACGGGCGCTGAACGTTGCCGAGACCTTGCGGGCCGAGGAGATAGTCCTCCAGGTTCCCGACGGCCGGAGCGTCACCACGCTGCTCAACGCCACGCCGATCCGTTCCGGAGACGGTGAAGTCGAGTCGGTGGCCGTCACCATGCAGGAACTGGCGCCGCTGGAGGAGTTGGAACGGTTGCAGACCGAATTCATAGACATGGTGAGCAACGAGCTACGCGCCCCGCTGACCTCAATCAAGGGCTCCGCGGCAGCGGTGCTAGCCGCCTCGCCGGGCCTGGACCCGGCCGAGATGCTCCAGTTCTTCCAAATCATCGACGAGCAGGCCGACCGCATGCGTGCGCTCATCACCGACCTGCTGGACGCGGGCCGCATCGCTACTGGCACGCTGTCGGTGACGCCCGAGCCCTCGCAGGTAACCGCCCTGGTGGACCAGGCGAGGAGCACGTTCCTGGGCGGCGGCAGCCGGCACACGGTGCTTATAGACCTGCCGTCCGACCTACCAAAGGTGATGGCCGACCGACAACGCATCGTGCAGGTCCTGAGCAACCTCCTCTCCAACGCCGCCCGGTACTCTCCCGAATCGTCTACCCTACGGGTGGCGGCGGCGCGCGATGGCGTACACGTGATGATCTCGATCGCCGGTGAGGGCCGGGGCGTGCCACCAGAGTTGCTACCGCGTCTTCTTCGGAAGTACACGGGGTTTGTTGGCGCCAGAGCGGACCATGGGTTCCAGGGGTCCGATGTGGGGCTCGCTGTCTGCAAGGGGTTGGTAGAGGCACACGGGGGCCGCATTGGAGCTTTGAGCGACGGGGTGAATCAGGGCGCGACCTTCACGTTCACTGTTCCAGTGGCAGAAGAGACCGGCGACGTCGCCGACTCGGCCCGGATTCCTCCCGGATCGCCTCGAGAAGGGAGCGAGTCGAAGCCCATTCTCGTGGTGTACAACGACCTGCGGACGTTGCGTTTCGTACGAGACGCGCTTGGGGCGGCGGGGTACTCCCCGATCGTCACCGACGGCCATCAGGAGTTGTCCGGCATCATCCGGACCGCGAAGCCCCACCTCATCCTGCTCGACCTGCCGCCTGGGACCGATGGAGCCGAGCTCATGGAAAGCCTCCGTGACTTGGCTGATCTTCCGATCATTGTTGTATCCACCTACGGGAGGGATGAGACCACCGCAAGGGCGTTGGAAATCGGAGCCGTGGATTACATCGTCAAGCCTTTCTCGCCGACGGAACTTACCACGAGGATCGGAGCGGCTCTGCGTAGACGGGCCGAACCGGTTCCGTTCGTGCTGAGAGATCTCGCCATCGACTACGAAGAGCGTCGGGTAACCGTGGCCGGACGTTCCGTTCGACTTACAGCGACCGAATTCGAGCTTTTACGGGTGCTCTCCTGCAACCCGCGGCGGGTCAAGACCTACGACTACCTGATCCGCCAAGTATGGGGCGGTCTTGAGGCCGGTGACCCAGATCTTGTGCGCACGTTCGTGAAAAAGCTCCGCCAAAAGCTTGGCGATGACGCCACCCGCCCGGTCTACATCCTTAACGAGCGTGGGGTCGGCTACCGCATGGACACACCGGAGGATCCATGA